One genomic window of Gossypium hirsutum isolate 1008001.06 chromosome D11, Gossypium_hirsutum_v2.1, whole genome shotgun sequence includes the following:
- the LOC107911984 gene encoding heat shock factor protein HSF24-like — protein sequence MAQRCVPAPFLTKTYKLVDDPITDDVISWNENGTSFVVWNIADFAKDLLPNYFKHDNFSSFVRQLNTYGFRKVVQDKWEFANENFKRGQKELLSEMRRRKAVTPSPANGKTPAAGPSSPTKSGEDLGSTSTSSLNSKNPGSVETKQETMNVFSNLSNENEKLKKHNELLSSELAQAKKQCDELVAFLTERVKVSPDQVNRIMRQGSYDSTRDDDDHDRRYGAGDPDDHDHDDDDENGSQDWNGSLKLFGVWLKGAGKKRFPKEKKIVYGEPYAKQMKTVDFNHAGMRMKSGKVCN from the exons ATGGCTCAAAGGTGTGTTCCGGCGCCTTTCTTGACGAAAACATACAAGCTGGTGGACGATCCCATCACCGACGATGTGATTTCCTGGAATGAAAACGGCACATCGTTTGTCGTCTGGAATATTGCTGATTTTGCTAAGGATTTGCTTCCCAATTATTTCAAACACGACAACTTTTCTAGCTTCGTGCGTCAGCTCAACACTTAC GGATTTCGAAAGGTTGTCCAAGACAAATGGGAATTCGCAAACGAGAACTTCAAGCGAGGGCAAAAAGAGCTATTGTCCGAAATGCGCCGTCGGAAGGCAGTGACACCATCTCCGGCGAACGGTAAAACACCTGCTGCTGGTCCGTCCTCCCCGACTAAGTCCGGAGAGGACCTAGGGTCCACTTCCACGTCATCACTGAACTCGAAGAATCCAGGATCAGTTGAAACGAAGCAGGAGACAATGAATGTATTCTCTAATTTATCAAACGAGAACGAAAAACTGAAAAAACATAACGAGTTGTTGAGCTCGGAGCTGGCGCAAGCGAAGAAGCAATGCGACGAGCTGGTAGCCTTCTTAACCGAACGTGTGAAGGTGAGTCCCGACCAAGTCAATCGCATCATGCGGCAAGGAAGCTATGATTCCACCCGTGATGACGATGATCATGACCGTAGGTACGGTGCTGGTGATCCTGATGATCACGATCACGATGATGACGACGAAAATGGTAGCCAAGATTGGAACGGAAGTTTGAAACTGTTTGGGGTTTGGTTGAAAGGCGCGGGAAAAAAGAGGTTCCCGAAGGAGAAGAAAATTGTGTACGGTGAGCCATATGCTAAGCAGATGAAGACCGTAGATTTTAACCACGCGGGAATGAGAATGAAAAGCGGCAAAGTTTGCAACTGA